A part of Desulfomicrobium apsheronum genomic DNA contains:
- a CDS encoding DUF3369 domain-containing protein gives MDDMKQVSSPSLSDELFFADEQEPSRSRVVPGWKLLIVDDEEEVHVITRMVLEGLTFSGKGLTFLSAYSGAQAREFLRGNDDIAVILLDVVMETGQAGLELVEFIRSELGNRAVRIILRTGQPGQAPEREVITRYDINDYKHKTELTAQKLFSTVTTAIRSYRDLNVIEKSRQGLNLIISSTRGLFERRNMALFAQGVLDQMSSLLRVNEDCLFLHSPSGFAATVRDGDISVLAGTGEFGHCGQEEKACELDDNVTLVLQQALRQKGGVFGEDSFVQYFRSRRGSENLLYFRLDRSLNAFERRLVEVFSGNVAIALDNMLLNTELLHSQKEIILTLGECVESRSKETAGHVRRVSECCRLLALELGLDSQEADLVRLASPMHDVGKIGIPDSILLKPGKLTTEEFEIMKTHTLLGHQILKGSSRPIMKAAAVIAHEHHERWNGSGYPLGLAGQDIHPYGRIVCLVDVFDSLLSRRVYKEPWPLDQVRGFILAERGEMFDPHMVDTMMRQLDAFVAIRQEFPD, from the coding sequence ATGGATGACATGAAACAAGTCAGTTCCCCATCCCTTTCGGATGAATTGTTTTTTGCCGACGAGCAGGAGCCGTCCCGGTCCCGCGTGGTGCCGGGCTGGAAGCTGCTCATCGTCGACGACGAGGAGGAGGTGCACGTCATCACCAGGATGGTGCTTGAGGGCCTGACCTTTTCCGGCAAGGGGCTGACCTTTCTGAGCGCCTACTCCGGAGCGCAGGCCCGGGAGTTCCTGCGCGGGAACGACGACATCGCTGTCATCCTCCTTGATGTGGTCATGGAGACGGGCCAAGCGGGACTGGAGCTTGTCGAATTCATCCGTTCGGAGCTCGGCAATCGCGCCGTGCGCATCATCCTGCGCACGGGCCAGCCCGGTCAGGCGCCGGAGCGCGAGGTCATCACCCGTTACGACATCAACGACTACAAGCACAAGACGGAGCTGACCGCCCAGAAGCTCTTTTCCACCGTGACCACGGCCATCCGTTCGTATCGGGACCTGAACGTCATCGAGAAGAGCCGTCAGGGTCTCAATCTGATCATATCTTCCACCAGGGGGCTCTTCGAGCGGCGCAACATGGCGCTCTTTGCCCAGGGCGTCCTTGATCAGATGAGTTCCCTGCTGCGCGTCAACGAGGACTGCCTTTTCCTGCATTCTCCTTCCGGATTCGCGGCCACGGTACGCGACGGCGACATTTCGGTTCTCGCGGGGACGGGAGAGTTCGGCCACTGCGGCCAGGAAGAGAAAGCCTGCGAACTGGACGACAACGTGACCCTCGTTTTGCAGCAGGCCTTGCGGCAAAAGGGAGGCGTCTTCGGTGAGGACTCCTTCGTGCAGTATTTTCGCTCCCGGCGTGGGTCCGAGAACCTGCTCTATTTCCGCCTGGACAGATCCCTCAATGCCTTCGAACGCAGGCTGGTGGAGGTTTTCTCCGGGAATGTGGCCATAGCGCTGGACAATATGCTGCTGAACACGGAGCTGCTGCACAGCCAGAAAGAGATCATCCTGACCCTTGGCGAATGCGTGGAATCGCGCTCCAAGGAGACGGCGGGGCATGTGCGCCGGGTTTCGGAATGTTGCCGGCTGCTGGCCTTGGAGCTTGGGCTCGACTCCCAGGAGGCGGACCTTGTGCGTCTGGCCTCGCCCATGCATGATGTGGGCAAGATCGGCATCCCCGATTCCATCCTGCTCAAGCCCGGCAAGCTGACCACGGAGGAATTCGAGATCATGAAGACCCACACCCTGCTCGGCCATCAGATTCTAAAGGGTTCCAGCCGACCGATCATGAAGGCCGCAGCGGTCATTGCCCATGAGCATCATGAGCGCTGGAACGGTTCAGGCTATCCCCTGGGCCTTGCCGGACAGGACATCCACCCGTACGGGCGCATCGTCTGCCTGGTCGATGTCTTCGACTCCCTGCTCTCGCGCAGGGTCTACAAGGAGCCTTGGCCCCTCGATCAGGTGCGCGGTTTCATCCTTGCGGAGCGTGGAGAGATGTTCGACCCGCACATGGTCGATACGATGATGCGGCAGCTCGACGCCTTTGTCGCCATCCGCCAGGAATTTCCCGATTGA
- a CDS encoding insulinase family protein has product MTTGFTRVSTTYVQEISSRADIFVHDKTGARILSVVNDDENKVFGISFRTPPSDSTGVAHILEHSVLCGSRKYPVKEPFVDLLKGSLQTFLNAMTYPDKTCYPVASQNLKDFYNLVDVYLDAVFFPRITPEIFEQEGWHLDLPEKGGELSIKGVVYNEMKGVYSSPDSQLAEHSQQSLFPDTTYGLDSGGNPRAITELTYEGFLEFHRTLYHPSNAWIFFYGDDDPDARLELLSEYLDQFSALDVNSSIARQKAFDAPREVRLGFEAMGEDEDALGMLTMNWLLPGKEDAGTVLACKILDGLLTGMNASPLRKALIESGLGEDLTGAGVEHEMAQMYFSVGMKGVLPENFQAVRDLIVKTLEDIVAHGFEADLIEAGVNSAEFDLRENNTGSYPRGLIVMLRSLGSWLYDLDPLELVAFEAPMAALKERLARGERVFEDLIERHILGNPHASVVILEPEEGHAARMDREEQELIAKLRADLAALADDELVRRTEQLRRMQEAPDSPEALALLPSLAREDIDPTVRVVPTEVRDWEEATALMHDLPTNNICYMDLALDLGAVPDRLIPLVPLFGRALTEMGTTKEDYVSFSKRMGSKTGGVYARSLLSQREDGPGPVARLVVRAKAVGERVGDMIDIVHDALTLARFDDRERFRQMVLEEKAGLEHALVPSGHHFVGLRLRSRFNLADSLQERMGGLENLFFLRELADRMDSDFDGVLSDLEELRRALVNRNGAVLNLTMDEGMLAAHGERFREFVAGLPGGVQAGAVWPGLGKDGHEGLVIPAQVNYVGKICDLHKASYSFHGSSLVAVKYLRTTWLWEQVRVLGGAYGGFCNFGRLSGLMSFGSYRDPNVTSTLAAFDGCGKFLETVSLDRGELLKAIIGTSGDLDPYQLPDSKGFTALSQHLAGVTTETRQRIRDEVLATDERHFREFGTLLREVAPTGLVCVLGGEDSLTRAASQGLEFKRKIRLL; this is encoded by the coding sequence ATGACCACCGGATTCACTCGCGTTTCAACCACTTATGTTCAGGAAATTTCATCCCGGGCCGATATCTTCGTGCACGACAAGACAGGAGCGCGCATCCTGTCCGTGGTCAACGACGACGAGAACAAGGTCTTCGGCATCAGCTTTCGCACCCCGCCGTCGGATTCGACGGGAGTGGCGCACATCCTGGAGCATTCGGTGTTGTGCGGGTCGCGCAAATATCCGGTCAAGGAGCCCTTCGTGGATCTCCTGAAGGGTTCGCTGCAGACCTTCCTGAACGCCATGACCTACCCGGACAAGACCTGCTATCCCGTGGCCAGCCAGAACCTGAAGGATTTCTACAATCTGGTCGACGTGTACCTGGACGCGGTCTTCTTTCCGCGCATCACACCCGAGATCTTCGAGCAGGAGGGCTGGCATCTGGACCTGCCGGAAAAGGGCGGGGAGCTGTCTATCAAGGGCGTGGTCTACAATGAAATGAAGGGAGTGTACTCTTCGCCGGATTCGCAGCTCGCCGAGCATTCGCAGCAATCCCTATTTCCGGACACGACCTACGGCCTGGACTCCGGCGGCAACCCTCGCGCCATCACGGAGCTGACCTACGAAGGCTTTCTTGAGTTCCACCGCACGCTCTATCATCCCTCCAACGCATGGATCTTCTTTTACGGCGACGACGACCCGGACGCCCGGCTCGAACTTTTGAGCGAATATCTGGATCAGTTTTCCGCCCTGGATGTGAATTCGTCCATTGCGCGGCAGAAGGCCTTCGACGCCCCGCGTGAAGTGCGGCTCGGTTTCGAGGCCATGGGCGAGGATGAGGACGCGCTGGGCATGCTGACCATGAACTGGCTGCTGCCCGGCAAGGAAGACGCCGGAACCGTGCTGGCCTGCAAGATTCTGGACGGCCTTCTGACCGGCATGAACGCTTCCCCCCTGCGCAAGGCTCTCATTGAGTCGGGTCTGGGCGAGGACCTGACCGGAGCGGGCGTTGAGCACGAGATGGCCCAGATGTACTTTTCCGTAGGCATGAAGGGCGTGCTGCCGGAAAATTTTCAGGCGGTGCGAGATCTCATCGTCAAGACTCTCGAAGACATCGTGGCCCATGGTTTCGAGGCCGATCTGATCGAGGCCGGAGTCAATTCCGCCGAGTTCGATCTGCGCGAGAACAACACCGGCTCCTATCCGCGCGGCCTCATCGTCATGCTGCGTTCGCTGGGGTCCTGGCTGTATGACCTCGATCCGCTGGAGCTGGTGGCCTTCGAGGCGCCCATGGCTGCCCTGAAAGAGCGGTTGGCCCGGGGCGAGCGGGTCTTCGAGGACCTCATCGAGCGCCACATCCTGGGTAATCCCCACGCCAGCGTGGTCATCCTCGAACCCGAGGAAGGACATGCGGCGCGGATGGATCGGGAAGAACAGGAACTCATCGCCAAGCTGCGTGCCGATCTGGCGGCCCTGGCCGACGACGAGCTGGTGCGGCGCACCGAGCAGCTGCGGCGCATGCAGGAGGCCCCGGATTCGCCCGAGGCCCTGGCCCTGCTGCCCAGTCTCGCCCGGGAGGACATTGACCCCACGGTGCGCGTCGTACCCACGGAGGTGCGGGACTGGGAAGAGGCCACGGCGCTCATGCATGACCTGCCGACCAATAATATCTGTTACATGGACTTGGCCCTGGACCTTGGCGCGGTGCCCGATCGCCTCATTCCCCTGGTCCCGCTCTTCGGCCGCGCCCTGACCGAGATGGGCACCACGAAGGAGGACTACGTGTCCTTCTCCAAGCGGATGGGCAGCAAGACAGGCGGAGTCTATGCCAGGAGCCTCCTGTCCCAGCGCGAGGACGGCCCCGGCCCCGTGGCCCGGCTGGTGGTACGGGCCAAGGCCGTGGGCGAGCGGGTCGGCGACATGATCGACATCGTGCATGACGCCCTGACCCTGGCCCGTTTCGACGACCGTGAGCGCTTCCGCCAGATGGTGCTGGAGGAGAAGGCGGGCCTTGAGCACGCCCTGGTGCCCTCCGGTCATCATTTCGTGGGCCTGCGCCTGCGCTCGCGCTTCAACTTGGCGGACAGCCTGCAGGAACGCATGGGCGGCCTTGAGAATCTCTTCTTCCTGCGTGAACTGGCTGACCGGATGGATAGTGATTTCGACGGCGTGCTGTCCGATCTGGAGGAGCTGCGCCGGGCACTGGTGAACAGGAACGGCGCGGTGCTGAACCTGACCATGGACGAGGGCATGCTCGCCGCCCATGGCGAGCGCTTCCGGGAGTTCGTGGCCGGCCTGCCTGGCGGAGTCCAGGCGGGAGCGGTCTGGCCGGGGCTTGGCAAGGACGGGCACGAAGGGCTCGTCATCCCGGCTCAGGTCAATTATGTCGGCAAGATCTGCGACCTGCACAAAGCCAGCTACTCCTTTCACGGATCAAGCCTGGTGGCGGTCAAGTACCTGCGCACGACCTGGCTGTGGGAACAGGTCCGGGTCCTGGGCGGAGCGTATGGCGGCTTTTGCAACTTCGGCCGTCTCTCGGGCCTGATGAGCTTCGGCTCTTACCGCGACCCGAACGTCACCTCCACCCTGGCCGCCTTCGACGGCTGCGGAAAATTCCTGGAAACGGTCAGCCTGGATCGGGGCGAACTTCTGAAGGCCATCATCGGCACCTCGGGCGACCTCGACCCTTACCAGCTCCCCGACTCCAAGGGCTTTACGGCCTTGAGCCAGCATCTGGCCGGAGTGACCACCGAGACCCGTCAGCGCATCCGGGACGAGGTCCTGGCCACGGACGAGCGTCATTTCCGCGAATTCGGCACGCTGCTGCGCGAGGTCGCGCCCACGGGTCTGGTCTGCGTGCTCGGAGGCGAGGACTCCCTGACCAGGGCCGCCTCGCAGGGACTTGAGTTCAAGCGCAAGATTCGTCTGCTTTAA